A genomic region of Arachis stenosperma cultivar V10309 chromosome 9, arast.V10309.gnm1.PFL2, whole genome shotgun sequence contains the following coding sequences:
- the LOC130948060 gene encoding uncharacterized protein LOC130948060, translated as MMWAFASNALSNIRVKRIPSVSSHTCAVSAECSDDESCSNASRDEGLECPICWESFNIVENVPYVLWCGHSLCKNCVLGLQWAVVTFPSQQIKIPFFISCPWCHLLSFRLIYNGNLKFPCKNYFLLWMVESMNGDRQRLVSTCMDSQPVWTPKSYILENQATNSNLIRASLCNYTGRQEPNIVGGRGRHRHPFSLNKSLDFFIHFTSKFPLVITFLLIAFFAVPCSAIILVLYLLVTILFAIPSFLVLYFACPMMHKLVRNITS; from the coding sequence ATGATGTGGGCTTTTGCATCAAATGCTCTTTCGAACATTAGAGTGAAAAGAATCCCAAGTGTGTCAAGTCATACTTGTGCAGTTTCAGCAGAATGCTCTGATGATGAGTCCTGCTCTAATGCCAGCAGAGACGAAGGACTAGAATGCCCCATATGCTGGGAATCCTTCAACATAGTTGAGAATGTGCCTTATGTCTTATGGTGTGGTCACAGTCTCTGTAAGAACTGTGTACTAGGACTTCAGTGGGCTGTGGTGACGTTTCCTTCTCAACAAATCAAGATTCCGTTCTTCATTTCATGTCCATGGTGCCACCTGTTATCATTCCGTTTGATTTATAATGGAAATCTCAAATTTCCTTGCAAGAATTACTTCCTTCTTTGGATGGTTGAGAGCATGAATGGTGATAGGCAAAGGCTCGTTTCCACCTGCATGGACAGCCAACCAGTTTGGACTCCAAAGAGCTACATTCTGGAAAACCAAGCTACTAATTCTAACCTCATTAGGGCTTCATTATGTAATTACACTGGAAGGCAGGAACCTAACATTGTTGGTGGTCGGGGCAGACACAGACACCCTTTTTCCCTTAACAAATCTCTGGATTTCTTCATTCACTTCACGTCCAAGTTCCCATTGGTCATCACTTTCCTTCTGATTGCATTTTTCGCAGTTCCGTGCAGTGCCATTATTTTAGTCCTGTACTTGCTTGTCACTATTCTTTTTGCTATCCCATCATTCCTCGTATTGTACTTTGCATGCCCAATGATGCACAAGCTAGTAAGAAATATAACCTCTTGA
- the LOC130950335 gene encoding putative lipid-transfer protein DIR1, with protein sequence MGSKSSPSMVAVAIMALSVVAMLDGCVAQSFCNTSLPELFKCKPAVTPPNPSPPTPECCAVVAKADLQCLCGLKNNPLVPTLGIDLNLAFQIPAKCNLTLPPQC encoded by the coding sequence ATGGGTTCAAAATCATCACCGTCAATGGTGGCAGTAGCAATAATGGCATTAAGTGTGGTTGCAATGCTTGATGGTTGCGTGGCGCAATCCTTCTGCAACACGTCACTTCCAGAGTTGTTCAAGTGCAAGCCGGCCGTGACGCCGCCAAATCCTTCGCCGCCAACGCCAGAGTGCTGCGCGGTGGTGGCAAAGGCGGACCTGCAATGTCTTTGCGGATTAAAGAATAATCCCTTGGTGCCAACTCTGGGGATCGATCTAAACCTCGCCTTTCAAATCCCTGCAAAGTGTAACCTGACTCTCCCTCCTCAATGTTAA
- the LOC130950336 gene encoding uncharacterized protein LOC130950336 gives MEGKRGKRGDQPGGLPLQEDLHSIASDDDTETPVFPQSNADAPVSQVRLELGVEFETLNQFRKAVRKFNIHIGRSIFFAPCDSTRSKAICYDEDCPWQIYCVKRTFPASYQVKTFVNEHTCSRDNYCKSADGKWVIDELEERIRVQPNLTVREADQYFRSEYDVLINERKFYRSMKKAKERIEGSEIAQYARLRDYGNEILKTNPGSTVRIHTNPMPDSNPLFLRIYVCFDACKKGFVGGCRPLIGLDGIFLRGYYGGQLLTAIGQDANNHIYPIAYAIVESENKESWKWFLEILQEDVGDFQANGFNFMSDMQKAGEQLVGVDFIAGDVEGKAHSVDQK, from the exons ATGGAGGGTAAAAGGGGAAAAAGAGGAGATCAACCAGGAGGCCTCCCCCTACAGG AGGACTTGCATAGCATAGCAAGTGACGATGATACTGAGACTCCGGTTTTTCCTCAGAGCAATGCTGATGCCCCGGTTAGCCAGGTGAGGTTGGAATTGGGGGTGGAGTTTGAGACTCTGAACCAGTTCAGGAAGGCTGTCCGAAAGTTTAATATCCACATTGGCAGGAGCATATTCTTTGCTCCTTGTGACTCAACAAGATCCAAGGCTATATGCTATGATGAGGACTGTCCTTGGCAAATCTACTGTGTCAAGAGAACGTTTCCCGCAAGCTATCAGGTAAAGACATTTGTTAATGAACACACTTGTAGCAGAGATAATTACTGTAAGTCAGCAGATGGGAAATGGGTAATTGATGAGCTAGAGGAGAGGATTAGAGTTCAACCAAACTTAACAGTGAGGGAGGCTGACCAATATTTCAGGTCTGAGTATGATGTACTCATCAATGAGAGGAAATTTTACAGATCTATGAAGAAGGCGAAGGAGAGGATTGAGGGTTCCGAGATTGCACAGTATGCAAGACTGCGTGATTATGGTAATGAAATACTAAAGACAAACCCTGGCTCGACAGTAAGGATACATACGAATCCTATGCCTGATTCGAATCCTTTGTTTCTGAGGATATATGTATGCTTTGATGCGTGCAAGAAGGGATTTGTGGGAGGTTGTAGACCTTTAATAGGTTTGGATGGGATCTTTCTTAGAGGGTACTACGGGGGGCAGTTATTGACAGCAATAGGACAGGACGCAAATAATCATATCTATCCGATTGCCTATGCAATTGTGGAGtcagaaaataaagaaagttGGAAGTGGTTCCTAGAGATACTACAAGAGGACGTCGGAGATTTTCAGGCAAATGGCTTCAACTTTATGTCAGATATGCAGAAG GCCGGGGAACAGCTGGTCGGGGTGGATTTCATAGCAGGGGACGTGGAAGGAAAGGCGCATTCAGTGGATCAAAAATAG